One genomic segment of Rhizorhabdus phycosphaerae includes these proteins:
- a CDS encoding mechanosensitive ion channel family protein, giving the protein MPVTKAAAASGDATLAKSLSDAEIFYDQTMGWIATHYMSIVIACSIGAVIIAVLYGLRMLGTRLCRREHVGHWPKIIGRAISRTNLFFIVTLAARLVSGYAAPPAVISTTIGFLFTVAAALQAALWVRELIIGIVEYRAGDEESGSSTLGSAIGIIRLLVTSICFIVATLLILDNIGVNITGLVASLGIGGIAIGLAAQGIFSDLFASLAIIFDRPFRRGDTVRWDQTVGTVESIGLKTTRVRATTGEEVVISNTNLLNKELRNLAHTMRRRATLMLGVTYQTSPETCRRLPDIVKTIVTAHDKAVFLHCCMTNFGASSLDYELLFDVIDEDVEVFNATRHAICIEILESFAREGIDFAYPTQTTFTAAPDGRMIMPYAEIPPDLIHRS; this is encoded by the coding sequence ATGCCCGTAACCAAAGCAGCTGCCGCCAGCGGAGACGCCACTCTCGCCAAATCGCTGAGCGACGCGGAAATCTTCTACGACCAGACGATGGGATGGATCGCCACCCATTATATGAGCATCGTCATCGCCTGCTCGATCGGCGCGGTTATCATCGCTGTCCTCTACGGGCTTCGAATGCTGGGAACCCGGCTGTGCCGCCGCGAGCATGTGGGACACTGGCCGAAGATCATCGGCCGGGCGATCTCACGCACCAACCTGTTCTTCATCGTGACCCTCGCGGCCCGCCTGGTCAGCGGCTATGCGGCCCCGCCGGCCGTCATATCGACGACGATCGGTTTCCTGTTCACCGTCGCCGCCGCGCTGCAGGCGGCGCTGTGGGTGCGCGAGCTGATCATCGGCATCGTCGAATATCGTGCCGGCGACGAGGAATCAGGCTCCTCGACGCTCGGCTCGGCAATCGGGATCATCCGGCTCCTCGTCACCTCGATCTGCTTCATCGTCGCGACCCTGCTGATCCTCGACAATATCGGGGTGAATATCACCGGCCTCGTCGCCAGCCTCGGTATCGGCGGCATCGCCATCGGCCTAGCTGCGCAGGGCATCTTCTCGGATCTGTTCGCCTCGCTCGCGATCATCTTCGACCGCCCCTTCCGCCGCGGCGACACGGTCCGGTGGGACCAGACCGTCGGCACAGTGGAATCCATCGGACTGAAGACGACGCGGGTGCGGGCGACGACCGGCGAGGAGGTGGTGATCTCGAACACCAACCTGCTCAACAAGGAATTGCGCAACCTGGCCCACACGATGCGGCGTCGGGCCACGCTGATGCTGGGGGTGACCTACCAGACCAGCCCCGAGACCTGCCGCCGCCTGCCGGATATCGTGAAGACGATCGTCACCGCGCACGACAAGGCGGTCTTCCTGCATTGCTGCATGACCAACTTCGGCGCCTCCAGCCTCGATTATGAACTGCTGTTCGACGTCATCGACGAGGATGTGGAGGTCTTCAATGCAACGCGGCACGCGATCTGCATCGAGATATTGGAGAGCTTTGCCCGCGAAGGCATAGACTTCGCCTATCCCACGCAGACGACCTTCACCGCAGCACCCGACGGCAGGATGATCATGCCCTATGCGGAAATCCCGCCCGACCTGATCCACAGAAGCTGA
- a CDS encoding putative O-glycosylation ligase, exosortase A system-associated, producing the protein MRDLFLIGFLVALLLAGLRRPFLFVLAYIYVDIVSPQRLSYYLLSSIPISLIVFIAAFLGWAINDDKSQARPSPRQIILILLLLLCGFTTLTAAFPDAAKEKWDWVWKAMVFSIFMPMTLYTRARIEGVLLFMLLCLSSIAVVGGAKTLAGGGGYGVLNLMVANNSGMYESSTISAFAICSIPLILYMAKYSSIVKPTLLTRLYWYALAFACLLIPIGTQTRTGLLCIALMALLELRAAKRRMLYLAVVAGIVIGGIPFLPKSYTQRMDTIQGYKGDSSAATRLAVWKWTIDYAASHPLGGGFNSYIGNKLEIDMSYRTADGTTVKVIGYDAGRAFHNAYFEMLGEQGYPGLLMFLAVHLIGVFRMETIRRTYRKEEGEHAWVAPLASALQHGHLIFMLGCSFVGIAFQPYIYFLIAVEISFDRYVQTHVKKKAWNPFRRRRREVDAEAQAQAEREAAEAEAALAAQQAENESKPERRRTQARWGSVGSK; encoded by the coding sequence GTGCGTGACCTGTTCCTCATCGGCTTTCTGGTCGCGCTGTTGCTGGCAGGCCTGCGCCGCCCTTTCCTGTTCGTGCTGGCCTATATCTACGTCGACATCGTCTCGCCGCAGCGGCTGTCCTATTATCTGCTGAGTTCGATCCCCATCTCGCTGATCGTCTTCATCGCCGCCTTCCTGGGCTGGGCGATCAACGACGACAAGAGCCAGGCCCGCCCCTCACCGCGCCAGATCATCCTGATCCTGCTCCTGCTGCTGTGCGGCTTCACGACGCTGACCGCCGCTTTTCCGGACGCCGCCAAGGAAAAATGGGACTGGGTGTGGAAGGCGATGGTTTTCTCCATCTTCATGCCGATGACGCTCTACACCCGCGCCCGGATCGAGGGGGTGCTGCTGTTCATGCTGCTGTGCCTGTCGTCGATCGCCGTGGTGGGCGGCGCCAAGACGCTGGCGGGCGGCGGCGGCTATGGCGTTCTCAACCTGATGGTCGCCAACAACAGCGGCATGTACGAAAGCAGCACGATTTCCGCTTTTGCGATCTGCTCGATCCCGCTGATCCTCTACATGGCGAAATATTCGTCGATCGTGAAGCCGACGCTGCTGACGCGGCTCTACTGGTATGCGCTGGCCTTCGCCTGTCTGCTGATCCCCATCGGCACGCAGACGCGAACCGGCCTGCTCTGCATCGCGCTGATGGCCCTGCTCGAGCTGCGCGCTGCCAAGCGGCGCATGCTCTATCTCGCGGTGGTGGCGGGTATCGTCATCGGTGGCATACCCTTCCTGCCCAAAAGCTACACCCAGCGCATGGACACGATCCAAGGCTACAAGGGGGACTCTTCGGCTGCAACCCGGCTCGCCGTGTGGAAATGGACGATCGACTACGCCGCCAGCCATCCGCTCGGCGGAGGCTTCAATTCCTATATCGGCAACAAGCTCGAAATCGACATGAGTTACAGGACCGCCGACGGAACGACGGTGAAAGTGATCGGCTATGACGCCGGCCGTGCCTTCCACAACGCCTATTTCGAAATGCTCGGCGAACAGGGCTATCCGGGTCTGCTGATGTTCCTGGCGGTCCACCTGATCGGCGTGTTCCGAATGGAAACCATCCGACGAACCTACCGGAAGGAGGAAGGCGAACATGCCTGGGTCGCGCCCCTCGCAAGCGCCCTGCAGCATGGCCACCTGATCTTCATGCTGGGATGCTCGTTCGTGGGCATCGCCTTCCAGCCCTATATCTATTTCCTGATCGCGGTGGAGATATCGTTCGACCGCTACGTCCAGACCCATGTGAAGAAAAAGGCCTGGAATCCGTTCCGCCGCCGCCGCCGCGAGGTCGACGCGGAAGCCCAGGCGCAGGCCGAACGCGAAGCCGCCGAGGCAGAGGCTGCGCTGGCGGCCCAGCAGGCAGAAAACGAATCGAAGCCGGAACGACGTCGGACGCAGGCGCGTTGGGGCAGCGTCGGAAGCAAATAG
- a CDS encoding TIGR04063 family PEP-CTERM/XrtA system glycosyltransferase — protein sequence MKILHVLDHSLPIHSGYTFRTRAILKAQQAMGWEVRGVTGPRYNTPSPDPAVEEGLSFDRSGPARGGPTPIGEWREVAALRRRVLEVAQAWKPDLIHAHSPALVGLAGLLAARRLGLPFLYEIRAFWEDAAVGNGTGREGSFKYRAVRALETHVVSRADAVAVICEGLRGDLVARGVPADEIMVSPNGVDLELFGAPPPPDRALAGTLGLDDAEVIGFIGSFYDYEGLDDLVAAMPALVQRRPRAALLLVGGGPMEETVREQAARSPVADRIHFVGRVPHQEVERYYSLIDILAYPRKSMRLTDLVTPLKPLEAMAQGRLVAASNVGGHRELIEDGVTGLLFPPDDPPALADALAGLLQDRSGWDERREVARAFVERERNWAVNVARYSPVYDRLVGASGAAK from the coding sequence ATGAAGATACTCCACGTCCTAGATCATAGCCTGCCGATCCACAGCGGCTATACTTTTCGTACGCGGGCAATCCTCAAGGCCCAGCAGGCGATGGGCTGGGAGGTGAGGGGGGTGACGGGGCCGCGTTACAACACGCCTTCGCCCGATCCCGCCGTCGAGGAAGGGCTCTCCTTCGATCGCAGTGGACCGGCGCGGGGCGGACCGACCCCGATCGGTGAATGGCGCGAGGTGGCGGCGCTGCGCCGGCGCGTGCTGGAGGTCGCGCAGGCGTGGAAACCCGATCTGATCCATGCCCACTCCCCCGCGCTCGTCGGTCTTGCTGGGCTGCTCGCCGCGCGGCGGCTGGGGCTGCCTTTCCTGTACGAGATCAGGGCCTTCTGGGAGGATGCGGCGGTCGGCAACGGTACCGGCCGGGAAGGTTCGTTCAAATATCGGGCGGTCCGCGCGCTGGAAACGCATGTGGTGTCGCGCGCCGATGCCGTCGCGGTGATCTGCGAGGGTCTGCGCGGCGATCTGGTCGCGCGGGGCGTGCCAGCCGACGAGATCATGGTGTCGCCCAACGGCGTCGACCTCGAGCTGTTCGGTGCGCCGCCGCCGCCGGACCGCGCGCTGGCGGGGACGCTCGGCCTCGACGATGCCGAGGTGATCGGCTTCATCGGCTCTTTCTACGATTATGAAGGGCTGGATGACCTCGTGGCGGCGATGCCCGCGCTGGTCCAGCGTCGCCCCCGCGCGGCCTTGCTGCTCGTCGGCGGTGGCCCGATGGAGGAAACGGTGCGCGAACAGGCCGCGCGTTCGCCCGTTGCCGACCGCATCCATTTCGTCGGTCGCGTGCCGCATCAGGAGGTCGAGCGCTATTACAGCCTGATCGACATACTCGCCTATCCGCGCAAGTCGATGCGGCTGACCGATCTGGTGACGCCGCTCAAACCGCTCGAAGCAATGGCGCAGGGGCGTCTTGTCGCCGCGTCGAATGTCGGCGGGCATCGCGAGCTGATCGAGGACGGGGTCACCGGCCTGCTGTTCCCGCCCGACGATCCTCCGGCACTCGCCGATGCGCTGGCAGGGCTGCTGCAGGATCGTTCCGGCTGGGACGAGCGGCGCGAGGTGGCGCGTGCGTTCGTGGAGCGCGAGCGCAACTGGGCGGTCAATGTCGCTCGCTACAGTCCCGTCTACGACCGTCTCGTCGGCGCTTCCGGAGCTGCGAAATGA
- a CDS encoding S24 family peptidase, protein MADDVRSILDALIRERGEDYSSLSRLIGRNPAYIQQFIKRGTPRRLSEEDRVRIAAYLRVPEAQLGGRAEASARPAARGDAPLLQAVPRIEVRASAGPGGMAEIEEQGRPIAFDPLLLKEIGAQRTSLLSVIRVSGDSMEPTLYDRDDILVDRSATTAVSGAIHVLRLDDLLMVKRLVREGAAWIICSDNPAYPAIRDFDPAALQLIGRVLWCGRKL, encoded by the coding sequence ATGGCCGACGACGTTCGCAGCATCCTGGATGCGCTGATCCGCGAGAGAGGGGAGGATTATTCGTCCCTGTCCCGGCTGATCGGTCGCAATCCGGCCTATATCCAGCAGTTCATCAAGCGCGGGACGCCGCGGCGCCTGTCGGAAGAAGACCGTGTCAGGATCGCGGCCTATCTTCGCGTGCCCGAGGCACAGCTGGGCGGGCGGGCGGAGGCATCGGCCCGTCCCGCTGCCAGGGGCGATGCCCCCCTCCTGCAGGCCGTCCCCCGGATCGAGGTGCGCGCTTCAGCGGGCCCCGGCGGCATGGCGGAAATCGAGGAGCAGGGGCGTCCGATCGCTTTCGATCCGCTGCTGTTGAAGGAGATCGGCGCACAGCGGACGTCGCTGTTATCGGTGATCAGGGTGTCGGGCGATTCGATGGAGCCGACGCTATATGATCGCGACGACATCCTCGTCGACCGCAGCGCGACCACGGCCGTTTCGGGTGCCATTCACGTCCTGCGGCTGGACGATCTGCTGATGGTCAAGCGGCTCGTCAGAGAAGGGGCCGCCTGGATCATCTGCAGCGACAACCCCGCCTATCCCGCGATACGGGATTTCGATCCGGCGGCGCTGCAGCTCATCGGTCGGGTCTTGTGGTGCGGACGCAAGCTGTAG
- a CDS encoding autotransporter assembly complex protein TamA, with protein MRLARTPFGAPPFLFGALLSIWAPCEAQSQLEPAAKADAADAGDLDPSADMAPLPEMEVEWPDAQAGPDTVAETPGVAGAASQGGSAGEAEALADAQADRPYDVRIDGLSGQEGVTPEAEASIRARFKSLSALEEGKGTGNTAQIDRRARQDEALLNELLRTAGYYDASVVTRIEGQRGERLSVVLRVRAGTVYTLSSVDMPGLSEAGPLAPELRAAFGLREGDAADSDRIATGLAALNTSLGQRGLVFAKVGEPKLTIDHEDHAAALSIEVDTGRVQRIGEIRVEGRQLFSVRHLGRIARFRRGDIYDAARMEDFRRALIQTSLVSTVSIKPVPTSDPGVVDVAVRLDQAPPRTISGSVGYGTGEGYRLEASWQHRNLIKPEGAVTFRGVLGTQEQSLGATLRRNNFKARDRVLTGQLVVSHLDQNAYEARSVTLGAGLERQTNIIWQKKWTWSYGVELVASKEDDTVKATGAPRRRQYLIGALPSSLSYDGSDDLLNPTRGYRLAARISPEASLQGSAFGYFKGQIDGSSYMPVSDRIVIAGRVRLGAIWGASAERIAPTRRFYAGGGGSVRGYGYQKIGPVDINGDPAGGRSLAEFSIEARIRFGDFGVVPFFDGGNLYAAKLPTFRNPRYGAGLGVRYYTSFGPIRVDVGTPINRRAGDSRVAVYVSLGQAF; from the coding sequence ATGCGTCTTGCCCGTACGCCGTTTGGTGCGCCCCCGTTCCTGTTCGGCGCCTTGCTGAGCATTTGGGCCCCCTGCGAAGCGCAGTCCCAGCTGGAACCCGCCGCCAAAGCGGACGCTGCCGACGCCGGTGATCTCGACCCTTCGGCCGACATGGCCCCCTTACCCGAGATGGAAGTCGAATGGCCGGACGCGCAGGCGGGACCGGATACGGTGGCAGAGACGCCAGGCGTCGCCGGCGCCGCAAGCCAGGGTGGTTCCGCAGGAGAGGCCGAGGCGCTTGCCGATGCCCAGGCCGACCGCCCATATGACGTGCGGATCGACGGATTGTCCGGGCAGGAAGGCGTCACGCCCGAAGCGGAGGCCTCGATACGCGCCCGGTTCAAGTCGCTCTCGGCGCTCGAAGAAGGCAAGGGGACCGGCAATACCGCGCAGATCGACCGCCGGGCGCGCCAGGACGAGGCGCTGCTGAACGAGCTTTTGCGCACCGCCGGCTATTATGATGCGAGCGTGGTCACGCGTATCGAAGGGCAGCGCGGCGAGCGCCTCTCCGTCGTGCTGCGGGTGCGCGCGGGGACGGTCTACACTCTGTCGTCGGTCGACATGCCCGGCCTCTCCGAGGCGGGGCCACTGGCGCCGGAGCTGCGCGCGGCCTTCGGCCTGCGCGAGGGGGATGCGGCCGATTCCGATCGAATCGCGACCGGGCTCGCCGCGCTCAACACGAGTCTCGGCCAGCGCGGTCTGGTCTTTGCGAAGGTCGGCGAGCCCAAGCTGACGATCGACCATGAGGATCATGCGGCGGCGCTGTCGATCGAAGTCGACACGGGACGGGTTCAGCGCATCGGCGAGATCCGCGTCGAAGGCCGACAGCTGTTCAGCGTCCGGCATCTCGGGCGGATCGCGCGCTTTCGTCGCGGCGACATTTACGACGCGGCACGGATGGAGGATTTCCGGCGTGCCCTCATCCAGACAAGCCTGGTGTCGACCGTATCGATCAAGCCCGTTCCCACCTCCGATCCGGGGGTCGTGGACGTTGCGGTCCGGCTCGACCAGGCACCACCGAGGACGATTTCCGGCTCGGTAGGCTATGGCACCGGTGAAGGCTATCGGCTCGAGGCGAGCTGGCAGCATCGCAACCTGATCAAGCCCGAGGGCGCGGTCACGTTCCGGGGCGTTCTCGGAACGCAGGAACAGTCGCTTGGCGCGACCCTGCGCCGGAACAATTTCAAGGCGCGCGACCGGGTGTTGACCGGACAACTCGTCGTCAGCCATCTCGACCAGAACGCCTATGAGGCGCGCAGCGTGACGCTCGGCGCCGGCCTCGAACGCCAGACCAACATCATCTGGCAGAAGAAATGGACCTGGTCCTACGGCGTCGAGCTTGTCGCCTCTAAGGAAGACGATACGGTCAAGGCGACGGGCGCTCCGCGTCGCCGCCAATATCTGATCGGCGCGCTACCCTCGAGCCTGTCCTATGACGGATCGGACGACCTGCTGAATCCGACGCGCGGCTACCGGCTCGCGGCGCGCATTTCGCCCGAGGCGTCGTTGCAGGGCAGCGCCTTCGGCTATTTCAAGGGGCAGATCGACGGCAGCAGCTATATGCCGGTCAGCGATCGGATCGTCATTGCCGGGCGCGTCCGCCTGGGCGCGATCTGGGGCGCTTCGGCCGAGCGGATCGCACCGACGCGGCGCTTCTATGCGGGCGGCGGCGGATCGGTACGCGGTTATGGCTATCAGAAAATCGGCCCTGTCGACATCAACGGCGATCCGGCGGGCGGCCGCAGCCTCGCCGAATTCTCGATCGAGGCCCGCATCCGCTTCGGCGATTTCGGGGTGGTGCCCTTCTTCGACGGCGGCAATCTCTACGCCGCCAAGCTGCCGACTTTCCGCAATCCGCGCTACGGTGCGGGCCTCGGTGTGCGCTATTATACGAGCTTCGGCCCCATCCGGGTCGATGTCGGTACGCCGATCAACCGCCGCGCGGGCGATTCGCGTGTCGCGGTCTATG